In Solenopsis invicta isolate M01_SB chromosome 1, UNIL_Sinv_3.0, whole genome shotgun sequence, one genomic interval encodes:
- the LOC105198681 gene encoding sodium-dependent phosphate transporter 1-A produces the protein MSIPYDESLIWIVVVGFLVAFVLAFGIGANDVANSFGTSVGAGVLTIFQACALATVFEIAGAVLIGYKVSDTMRKGILDVSLYEGHEKELMLGALSSLAGSGIWLLFATALRLPISGTHSIVGATVGFSLVCRGTAGVRWIALANIAASWFASPILSGIVSASIFWLLRKSVLQSNKPFEQGLHILPVVYGLTVAVNIMSIVLDGPKLLMMDKMPWWVSLIVALVAGKFVAMIVYVYVVPRQRARILLAPNGSEEKAATTTHFNQENNETTALSVISEVPCGSGNGNAKADLAPKLRGNTSESPLLMTAQVAEAENVQMNGIEDDEEQPEVSRLFAFLQVLTATFGSFAHGGNDVSNAIGPLIGLWAVYAEGSARQEAETPIPILLYGGLGISTGLWVWGRRVIRTLGQDLARITPITGFTIEVGAAVTVLLASKVGLPVSTTHCKVGSVVCVGWASRGGEGVSWKLFRNIAFAWLITVPMAGCLSAGCMAIFREVISL, from the exons ATGAGTATACCATACGATGAGAGCTTAATCTGGATAGTGGTGGTTGGCTTTCTAGTGGCGTTCGTTCTGGCATTCGGCATCGGCGCCAACGATGTCGCCAATAGCTTCGGAACGAGCGTCGGCGCCGGGGTGCTCACGATATTCCAAGCCTGTGCCCTAGCGACCGTCTTCGAGATCGCCGGTGCCGTTCTGATTGGATACAAG GTCTCCGACACGATGCGAAAGGGTATACTGGACGTCTCGTTGTACGAGGGCCACGAGAAGGAATTGATGCTAGGGGCGTTATCCAGTCTAGCTGGGTCCGGTATCTGGCTACTGTTTGCTACCGCTTTACGACTTCCAATTTCCGGTACGCATTCCATTGTTGGTGCTACAGTTGGATTTTCGCTCGTGTGCCGGGGTACCGCCGGG GTAAGATGGATAGCTCTCGCCAACATAGCGGCGTCCTGGTTTGCCAGTCCCATACTCAGTGGAATCGTGTCCGCCAGTATCTTTTGGCTTCTGAGAAAATCCGTGCTTCAGTCTAACAAGCCGTTTGAACAAGGTCTCCACATTCTCCCTGTAGTTTACGGTCTGACCGTTGCTGTCAATATTATGTCAATTGTGCTTGACGGACCTAAAC tacTAATGATGGATAAGATGCCATGGTGGGTCAGTTTGATAGTCGCGCTCGTGGCGGGCAAATTCGTCGCGATGATCGTGTACGTGTACGTAGTGCCACGGCAGAGAGCGAGAATACTGTTAGCACCGAACGGCAGCGAGGAGAAAGCAGCGACAACGACGCACTTTAACCAAGAGAACAACGAGACGACAGCGTTGTCGGTGATCTCGGAGGTGCCCTGCGGCAGCGGCAACGGTAACGCGAAGGCCGACCTGGCGCCCAAGTTGCGCGGCAACACCAGCGAGAGCCCGTTGCTGATGACCGCCCAGGTCGCGGAAGCGGAGAACGTGCAGATGAACGGGATAGAGGACGACGAGGAGCAGCCGGAAGTATCGAGGCTGTTCGCCTTCCTGCAAGTGCTCACTGCGACATTTGGCAGCTTTGCGCACGGCGGTAATGACGTCAGTAACGCGATCGGGCCGCTGATCGGGCTCTGGGCGGTATACGCGGAGGGATCTGCCCGACAGGAGGCCGAAACACCCATCCCCATCCTGCTCTACGGCGGCCTAGGTATTTCCACGGGATTGTGGGTGTGGGGACGTAGGGTGATACGGACCCTGGGTCAGGACCTGGCGCGTATCACTCCCATCACCGGATTCACCATAGAG GTAGGTGCCGCGGTGACAGTCCTGTTGGCTAGTAAAGTTGGTCTACCTGTGTCAACGACGCATTGCAAAGTGGGATCGGTGGTGTGCGTGGGTTGGGCCTCGCGTGGCGGCGAGGGGGTGTCGTGGAAGCTGTTTCGCAATATCGCGTTCGCGTGGCTGATTACCGTGCCGATGGCCGGCTGCCTATCTGCCGGTTGCATGGCCATTTTTCGCGAGGTTATTAGTTTGTGA
- the LOC105206215 gene encoding cytochrome b-c1 complex subunit 7 has translation MNRMNQLITTGFRKWCYNISGFNQYGLWRDDLLYEDQDVKEALRRLPQEIKDQRNFRIIRAMQLDCNKRILPKEEWTTYEEDVRYLQPYVDEVIKEREEREAWEAS, from the exons ATGAACAGAATGAATCAATTGATCA CCACCGGCTTCAGGAAATGGTGCTACAATATCAGCGGATTCAATCAATACG GTTTATGGAGGGATGATTTACTTTACGAAGATCAGGATGTAAAAGAGGCGTTAAGGCGCCTTCCTCAAGAAATTAAGGATCAACGCAACTTTCGTATAATAAGAGCCATGCAGTTAGATTGCAATAAGAGAATCCTACCCAAGGAAGAGTGGACTACGTATGAAGAA GATGTTAGGTATCTTCAGCCATACGTCGATGAAGTCATAAAAGAGCGCGAGGAGAGGGAGGCATGGGAAGCGTCATGA
- the LOC105198682 gene encoding polyadenylate-binding protein 4-like, which yields MNPGAPNYPMASLYVGNLHTDITEAMLFEKFSTAGPVLSIRVCRDMITRRSLGYAYVNFQQPADAERALDTMNFDIIKGRPIRIMWSQRDPSLRKSGVGNVFIKNLDKNIDNKAMYDTFSAFGNILSCKVTQDETGASKGYGFVHFETEEAANKSIEKVNGMLLNGKKVYVGKFIPRKERQKELGEKAKLFTNVYVKNFGEDMSDDKLKEMFEKYGTITSHKVMIKDDGKSRGFGFVAFEDPNSAEQAVHDLNGKEIAEGKCMYVGRAQKKAERQQELKRKFEQLKLERMNRYQGVNLYVKNLDDTIDDERLRKEFTPFGTITSAKVMMDEGRSKGFGFVCFSQPEEATKAVTEMNGRIVGSKPLYVALAQRKEDRKAHLASQYMQRMANMRMQQMGQIFHQPGNASSYFVPTLPQPQRFYGPAQMAQIRATPRWPAQPNQVRPNAQASNSGFASMQAAPFRAAPRAPAAQAGTLRNNMSARPITGLQTVGGANLQNRSMAGPAVGVSPGQSRPSNYKYTANMRNPPQAAMAIPTPSGPSVQQAVHIQGQEPLTASMLAAAPPQEQKQMLGERLFPLIQCMHPELTGKITGMLLEIDNSELLHMLEHKESLKAKVEEAVAVLQAHQAKQAVAPKKE from the exons ATGAATCCTGGAGCGCCCAACTACCCCATGGCCTCGCTTTACGTGGGCAATCTGCACACCGACATCACCGAGGCGATGCTGTTCGAGAAGTTCTCGACAGCTGGGCCCGTGCTGTCGATACGCGTGTGCCGCGACATGATCACCCGCCGCTCGCTCGGCTACGCATATGTCAACTTTCAGCAACCGGCTGACG CTGAACGCGCCCTTGATACTATGAactttgatattataaaagGGCGGCCTATTCGGATCATGTGGTCCCAGCGCGATCCCTCCCTACGCAAGTCTGGCGTCGGAAATGTATTTATCAAGAACTTAGATAAAAACATAGACAATAAAGCGATGTATGATACATTTTCGGCATTCGGTAATATACTCAGCTGCAAGGTTACGCAAGACGAGACAGGCGCATCAAAGGGTTACGGTTTTGTTCATTTCGAAACGGAAGAAGCGGCCAATAAATCCATTGAGAAGGTCAATGGAATGTTGCTAAATGGCAAGAAG GTGTACGTTGGCAAGTTCATCCCGCGTAAGGAACGCCAGAAGGAGCTGGGTGAGAAGGCCAAACTATTCACGAATGTCTATGTAAAGAATTTCGGCGAAGATATGTCCGATGATAAGCTGAAGGAGATGTTCGAGAAGTACGGGACCATTACAAGTCACAAAGTCATGATCAAAGATGACGGTAAATCACGTGGTTTTGGATTTGTTGCGTTTGAGGATCCGAACTCTGCAGAGCAAGCGGTGCACGATTTGAATGGCAAGGAGATCGCCGAGGGCAAGTGTATGTACGTTGGACGAGCCCAGAAAAAAGCCGAACGCCAACAGGAGCTCAAACGAAAATTCGAGCAGCTAAAGCTTGAACGCATGAATCGATATCAAGGTGTGAATTTGTACGTAAAGAACTTGGACGATACGATCGACGATGAGCGTCTGCGTAAAGAATTTACGCCGTTCGGCACGATCACGTCCGCGAAGGTGATGATGGATGAAGGACGTAGTAAAGGATTCGGTTTTGTATGTTTTTCGCAACCGGAGGAAGCTACCAAGGCAGTTACCGAAATGAACGGACGTATCGTAGGTTCCAAACCTCTCTATGTCGCTTTGGCACAGCGTAAGGAAGATCGCAAGGCGCATCTCGCCTCGCAGTACATGCAACGCATGGCGAACATGCGCATGCAGCAGATGGGTCAGATATTCCATCAGCCTGGTAATGCCAGCAGTTACTTTGTACCTACGCTGCCGCAACCACAGCGATTTTATGGACCCGCGCAGATGGCACAGATTCGTGCTACTCCACGCTGGCCGGCTCAGCCAAATCAAGTACGTCCGAACGCGCAGGCTAGCAATTCTGGATTCGCCTCGATGCAAGCTGCACCATTCCGAGCGGCGCCACGCGCTCCTGCCGCGCAGGCCGGCACCTTACGTAACAACATGTCTGCCAGACCTATCACAG GTCTGCAAACAGTTGGTGGTGCCAACTTGCAGAACCGTTCCATGGCCGGACCCGCCGTTGGTGTGTCGCCCGGTCAGAGCCGTCCATCGAATTACAAATACACCGCAAACATGCGCAACCCACCGCAAGCGGCCATGGCTATACCTACTCCGAGTGGTCCTTCGGTACAGCAAGCAGTTCACATTCAGGGTCAGGAACCGCTCACCGCGTCGATGCTAGCCGCGGCGCCACCGCAGGAACAAAAGCAAATGCTGGGCGAACGATTATTCCCTCTGATCCAATGCATGCATCCGGAACTGACCGGCAAAATCACTGGTATGTTGCTGGAAATCGATAACAGCGAACTGCTTCACATGCTGGAGCACAAGGAATCCTTGAAGGCCAAGGTCGAGGAAGCCGTGGCCGTATTACAGGCTCATCAGGCCAAACAAGCGGTCGCGCCGAAAAAGGAATAA